From the genome of Vanessa tameamea isolate UH-Manoa-2023 chromosome 16, ilVanTame1 primary haplotype, whole genome shotgun sequence, one region includes:
- the LOC113393930 gene encoding arf-GAP with dual PH domain-containing protein 1-like isoform X1, which yields MVDHNQKLLQELLKKPGNNVCADCGSQGPDWASYNLGIFICMRCASIHRGMGAHISKVKHLDLDRWEDSQVQRMKEVGNVAAKNKYEERVPPCYRRPTKNDPQVLIEQWIRAKYEREEFCHPERQSYLSGTMVGFLMKRGKEDSRYQLRKFVLNENEDTLKYQHASDGCSRASGCLGRIFDHLRLKNLGRLRYHVKENKEPKGVLKLSELNVSFAPSKIGHMNSMQLTFLKDGSTRHIYVYHEDPEVINCWYTAIRCAKLHLLQVAFPSTPQSDLILRLPKDFAREGWLWKTGPRPSDVHRRRWFTLDTRKLMYHDEPLDAYPKGEIFIGHESNGYQIKVSNTGNGCKEARFPFHLVTPERTFCLAATTHEDRAGWLAVIQQALKRPLTPQDSTIEATLVRKRTTSNSISIFSGR from the exons ATGGTAGATCATAACCAAAAATTATTACAGGAGTTGTTAAAGAAACCCGGGAATAATGTGTGTGCCGATTGTGGAAGCCAGG GGCCGGACTGGGCTTCTTATAATCTGGGTATATTTATATGCATGCGATGTGCAAGTATTCACCGCGGCATGGGAGCGCATATCAGCAAAGTAAAACATCTAGATTTAGATCGCTGGGAGGACTCACAAGTGCAGCGAATGAAAGAAGTTGGAAACGTCGCAGCAAAGAACAAATACGAAGAGCGCGTACCGCCATGCTATCGGCGACCGACGAAGAACGACCCACA agtTTTGATCGAACAATGGATACGCGCCAAGTACGAAAGAGAGGAATTTTGTCATCCAGAACGTCAGAGTTACCTCTCTGGTACCATGGTCGGATTCCTCATGAAGAGAGGCAAGGAAGACAGTCGCTATCAGCTGAGAAAGTTTGTTCTCAACGAAAACGAGGACACATTGAA GTACCAACACGCTTCCGACGGCTGTAGCCGTGCTTCGGGTTGTCTCGGTCGGATTTTCGATCATCTCCGACTCAAAAACTTGGGTCGTTTGAG GTACCACGTCAAGGAGAACAAGGAACCAAAGGGAGTGTTAAAATTATCTGAGCTAAACGTATCTTTCGCCCCCTCTAAGATCGGCCACATGAACTCTATGCAGCTGACTTTCCTGAAGGATGGATCAACGAGGCATATTTACGTGTACCACGAGGACCCAGAAGTCATCAACTGCtg gtataCAGCTATACGTTGCGCCAAATTACACCTACTGCAAGTAGCGTTTCCATCGACCCCTCAATCCGACCTCATTCTCCGTCTGCCTAAAGACTTCGCACGCGAAGGCTGGCTGTGGAAAACGGGGCCACGGCCGTCTGACGTGCACAGGCGGCGCTGGTTCACGCTCGACACCAGGAAGTTGATGTACCACGACGAACCGCTGGATGCTTATCCTAAgggtgaaatatttattg GCCATGAATCCAATGGTTACCAAATCAAAGTTTCAAACACGGGTAACGGCTGCAAGGAGGCGCGGTTTCCGTTCCACCTCGTGACGCCCGAGCGGACGTTCTGTCTCGCCGCGACCACACACGAGGACAGAGCCGGCTGGCTTGCGGTTATACAGCAAGCGTTGAAAAGACCACTCACGCCGCAAGACTCCACGA tcgaAGCGACCCTCGTCCGGAAACGCACAACGTCAAATTCGATCAGCATATTCTCAGGGaggtag
- the LOC113393930 gene encoding arf-GAP with dual PH domain-containing protein 1-like isoform X2 has protein sequence MVDHNQKLLQELLKKPGNNVCADCGSQGPDWASYNLGIFICMRCASIHRGMGAHISKVKHLDLDRWEDSQVQRMKEVGNVAAKNKYEERVPPCYRRPTKNDPQVLIEQWIRAKYEREEFCHPERQSYLSGTMVGFLMKRGKEDSRYQLRKFVLNENEDTLKYHVKENKEPKGVLKLSELNVSFAPSKIGHMNSMQLTFLKDGSTRHIYVYHEDPEVINCWYTAIRCAKLHLLQVAFPSTPQSDLILRLPKDFAREGWLWKTGPRPSDVHRRRWFTLDTRKLMYHDEPLDAYPKGEIFIGHESNGYQIKVSNTGNGCKEARFPFHLVTPERTFCLAATTHEDRAGWLAVIQQALKRPLTPQDSTIEATLVRKRTTSNSISIFSGR, from the exons ATGGTAGATCATAACCAAAAATTATTACAGGAGTTGTTAAAGAAACCCGGGAATAATGTGTGTGCCGATTGTGGAAGCCAGG GGCCGGACTGGGCTTCTTATAATCTGGGTATATTTATATGCATGCGATGTGCAAGTATTCACCGCGGCATGGGAGCGCATATCAGCAAAGTAAAACATCTAGATTTAGATCGCTGGGAGGACTCACAAGTGCAGCGAATGAAAGAAGTTGGAAACGTCGCAGCAAAGAACAAATACGAAGAGCGCGTACCGCCATGCTATCGGCGACCGACGAAGAACGACCCACA agtTTTGATCGAACAATGGATACGCGCCAAGTACGAAAGAGAGGAATTTTGTCATCCAGAACGTCAGAGTTACCTCTCTGGTACCATGGTCGGATTCCTCATGAAGAGAGGCAAGGAAGACAGTCGCTATCAGCTGAGAAAGTTTGTTCTCAACGAAAACGAGGACACATTGAA GTACCACGTCAAGGAGAACAAGGAACCAAAGGGAGTGTTAAAATTATCTGAGCTAAACGTATCTTTCGCCCCCTCTAAGATCGGCCACATGAACTCTATGCAGCTGACTTTCCTGAAGGATGGATCAACGAGGCATATTTACGTGTACCACGAGGACCCAGAAGTCATCAACTGCtg gtataCAGCTATACGTTGCGCCAAATTACACCTACTGCAAGTAGCGTTTCCATCGACCCCTCAATCCGACCTCATTCTCCGTCTGCCTAAAGACTTCGCACGCGAAGGCTGGCTGTGGAAAACGGGGCCACGGCCGTCTGACGTGCACAGGCGGCGCTGGTTCACGCTCGACACCAGGAAGTTGATGTACCACGACGAACCGCTGGATGCTTATCCTAAgggtgaaatatttattg GCCATGAATCCAATGGTTACCAAATCAAAGTTTCAAACACGGGTAACGGCTGCAAGGAGGCGCGGTTTCCGTTCCACCTCGTGACGCCCGAGCGGACGTTCTGTCTCGCCGCGACCACACACGAGGACAGAGCCGGCTGGCTTGCGGTTATACAGCAAGCGTTGAAAAGACCACTCACGCCGCAAGACTCCACGA tcgaAGCGACCCTCGTCCGGAAACGCACAACGTCAAATTCGATCAGCATATTCTCAGGGaggtag
- the LOC113393931 gene encoding transcription factor 23, giving the protein MPRKRINRSPPIEKRDDVDDDDFLFDDSQSSSGRSGHEPQHRNAANARERARMRVLSKAFCRLKTTLPWVPADTKLSKLDTLRLAASYIAHLRALLHEPRSAHTPPHPLNLAWPFAFQHGGTLSCTISQRWNINSQNTESSAMNRNQTSREIQNGVNCNDSYGQDYSENDYEERNYDDHNEVPCNSMQYCNYGYKENFYEMRNSYSSEGLMNNV; this is encoded by the exons atgccgAGAAAACGTATTAACCGTTCACCGCCTATTGAAAAGAGAGATGACGTGGACGATGATGATTTCCTTTTCGATGATTCTCAGTCCAGTTCTG gAAGAAGTGGACATGAGCCGCAACACAGGAACGCAGCCAACGCCCGGGAGCGGGCTCGTATGAGAGTACTCTCCAAAGCTTTTTGCAG ATTGAAAACCACTTTACCGTGGGTACCGGCTGACACAAAGTTGTCAAAACTAGATACATTACGGCTGGCCGCTTCGTATATAGCACACCTACGGGCGTTACTGCACGAACCGAGATCTGCGCACACGCCGCCGCATCCTCTTAACCTG GCCTGGCCATTTGCTTTTCAACATGGCGGCACATTGAGCTGCACGATTTCGCAAAGATGGAATATTAACTCACAGAATACTGAGTCTTCAGCTATGAATCGAAATCAGACTTCGAGGGAAATCCAAAATGGCGTTAATTGCAATGACAGTTATGGGCAAGATTATTCCGAAAACGACTACGAAGAAAGAAATTATGACGATCACAATGAAGTGCCTTGTAATTCGATGCAGTATTGCAATTATGGTTACAAAGaaaatttttatgaaatgaGAAATTCGTACTCATCCGAAGGTTTAATGAACaatgtatga